One region of Armigeres subalbatus isolate Guangzhou_Male chromosome 3, GZ_Asu_2, whole genome shotgun sequence genomic DNA includes:
- the LOC134220299 gene encoding uncharacterized protein LOC134220299: protein MIANTFTKYTKYTSEELESYVADSNACVQKLEWTNIVSVLPKYLGNICEGVRACLTLKIGKYDRKVDGIILAFKNTKILSPLSAIRPNGVRVHVKVSSHFYVFRPLCGATIEGTIKYVSKNYLSAVVYRVFNVTIRVRKEKLQEMKQGRVISFLVKSFDIKCDLPFIEGELISSITDEPDGQLEYAGECVIKKEKSKTIKSEPSDSEDEVTEKMKGNRIAKRESNSVPPENLNNPIPAGEDYESDTDIKYSMKHILSNLEKELSDAADSASEKNASKSKMQANSVALHKKMKVKTESVASHKKKSKLKSVTNRGALSDDEIKHSMRTILSNLEKELSDAADSASEKVVTNSRVQPDSVEGSETVKRKKDNSDNKGKLKKVKENGHALKTNTRKSTDKDMDDTINAILNNLEKEMSDVADSDYGSSKQSEFEATTSSSGTNTSRSTKHEQKSDVTIGTPKKANKRNHAILNGHSSAQNDMESSIQALLNGMQREISDVADSDRNLFVTNNSKSKTPRPTKPSSGKKKKKKLDIDSLEKQLFLKMAAEYGEKETSEPAAASSEVPHEKKKKKKKASEADDFESSIMSSILKCAALVGEDEPKSSPASSPSKKATRKSVRFDNTITEASFNAFDSSDLLEISQLRSPTLSSTLRGN, encoded by the exons ATGATCGCAAATACGTTCACAAAGTATACTAAATATACTTCGGAAGAGCTGGAATCGTACGTGGCCGATTCCAATGCATGTGTTCAAAAATTGGAATGGACAAACATTGTTTCTGTGCTACCGAAATACCTCGGTAATATCTGCGAAGGTGTGAGGGCATGCTTGACCCTGAAGATCGGCAAGTATGACCGGAAGGTGGACGGAATTATTCTGGCGTTCAAAAACACCAAGATACTCAGCCCTTTGTCTGCCATACGTCCCAATGGAGTCCGGGTTCACGTCAAGGTATCATCGCACTTCTACGTGTTTCGTCCCTTATGTGGTGCCACGATCGAAGGCACTATCAAGTATGTGTCGAAGAATTACCTCAGCGCGGTCGTCTATCGGGTCTTTAATGTTACTATCCGGGTGCGCAAGGAGAAACTGCAGGAGATGAAGCAGGGAAGGGTGATCAGTTTTTTAGTGAAATCCTTCGACATTAAGTGCGACCTACCATTTATTGAAGGAGAACTTATTTCTTCTATAACTGATGAGCCAGATGGGCAATTGGAGTACGCTGGAGAATGTGtgataaagaaggaaaaatcaaAGACAATAAAATCGGAACCCTCGGATTCTGAAGATGAAGTCACAGAAAAGATGAAAGGAAATAGGATAG CCAAACGAGAATCTAATTCAGTTCCACCTGAAAATTTGAACAATCCAATTCCTGCCGGCGAAGATTATGAGTCTGACACGgatatcaaatactcaatgaaACATATTTTGAGTAATCTTGAAAAGGAATTGAGTGATGCCGCCGATTCTGCTTCGGAAAAGAATGCGTCAAAAAGTAAAATGCAAGCTAATTCGGTTGCACTGCACAAGAAGATGAAAG tgAAAACAGAAAGTGTTGCTTCACATAAGAAAAAAAGTAAACTAAAATCTGTAACAAATCGAGGCGCCCTGTCCGATGATGAGATCAAGCATTCAATGAGAACTATTTTGAGCAATCTTGAAAAAGAACTTAGCGACGCTGCGGATTCTGCTTCAGAAAAAGTTGTAACAAACAGTCGAGTACAGCCTGACTCTGTCGAAGGAAGTGAAACGGTGAAAC GGAAAAAAGATAACTCCGACAATAAAGGAAAGTTAAAAAAAGTTAAAGAGAATGGACATGCCTTGAAAACCAATACCAGAAAATCGACTGACAAAGACATGGATGATACTATAAATGCCATTCTGAATAACCTGGAAAAGGAAATGAGCGACGTCGCTGATTCGGATTATGGTTCGTCTAAACAATCGGAGTTCGAAGCAACAACGTCGTCTTCCGGCACTAATACGAGTCGCAGTACTAAGCATGAAC agaAAAGCGACGTAACTATCGGCACTCCGAAGAAAGCGAATAAACGAAATCACGCCATACTTAATGGACACTCCTCTGCTCAGAATGATATGGAAAGCTCGATCCAGGCGCTTTTAAATGGCATGCAAAGGGAAATAAGTGACGTAGCGGATTCAGATCGTAATCTGTTCGTAACTAATAACTCAAAATCGAAAACGCCACGACCCACCAAACCGTCATCaggtaaaaagaagaaaaagaagctcGACATCGATTCTCTGGAGAAGcaacttttcttgaaaatggcaGCGGAATACGGCGAAAAGGAAACCAGCGAGCCTGCGGCAGCATCATCAGAAGTGCCGCacgagaagaagaaaaagaagaagaaggcatcGGAAGCGGATGACTTCGAGTCTTCGATTATGTCTTCCATCCTCAAGTGTGCTGCCCTCGTCGGCGAGGACGAACCGAAGAGCAGTCCTGCTTCGTCTCCTTCGAAGAAAGCGACTCGTAAGTCGGTTAGATTCGACAACACAATCACCGAAGCTTCGTTCAATGCTTTTGACTCGTCGGACCTGTTGGAGATATCGCAGCTTCGATCACCTACATTGTCGTCTACGTTGAGGGGAAACTAG
- the LOC134220338 gene encoding probable small nuclear ribonucleoprotein G: MSKAHPPELKKYMDKRLSLKLNGGRVVSGILRGFDPFMNVVLDESIEECKDSTRNNIGMVVIRGNSIIMVEALDRI; the protein is encoded by the exons ATGTCTAAGGCCCATCCCCCAGAGTTGAAAAA ATACATGGACAAACGATTGTCCTTGAAGCTGAACGGTGGCCGGGTGGTTTCCGGTATTTTACGAGGATTCGATCCTTTCATGAATGTCGTGCTTGATGAATCGATCGAGGAATGCAAGGATAGCACTCGCAACAACATTGGGATGGTG GTTATCCGTGGAAACAGTATCATCATGGTGGAGGCACTAGACAGGATATAA
- the LOC134220335 gene encoding zinc finger protein 436-like, which yields MDVPLNVDRICRTCLTETGSLICLFDNDPQQSGTISSIISACSNIKIKRNDGLPDKVCRKCLQSARNAFAFKQQCDIAYRTLRTLAEQYNLTVATSEGDSNDTSRGTQTDKVVCCGQRCSVNSGAIDKSVGGNAETQIDQKPEVQVQEEQTPEIADFCESKPNCIRNDSACKLESFENVEYLLDTIEETVPQVKEEPNAEEEVSNLDTDFNSEQVDFLELEFETGKASPDCVPKPKSKKASPGVHKCEYCNKEFRRGTHLRRHILTHTQEKNFNCKICTKAFSRSDHLAIHESTFHSQERPFCCQLCEKSFKRSEHLRNHMETKHNGAANSKKQNFCEVCAKGFASAKNLESHMKTHLQPKVYMCSYCDEQFANKNDQRLHVRQLHLEGKSFLCSECGQSFLRNDYLKVHMRRHKGIKPFKCKFCPKAFPRKTDLRVHEKYHTNEKPHLCTICGKSFHRAYNLVVHSRTHNGLKPYQCPHCPKSFAQGNDLKAHIRRHTGERYRCELCNEGFIQGYQLTNHKRTVHNIEDKGNTRRVTKYLTESAQDHQVSLQKRRQELEQLLKDQEAHEEQQKAGLDIDQTEHDLEQKIMEAKDHIQQIERQLAKCNSHLQEELDRQKQTEIGNLQEDYNKSVRPPNASYGQDFLNDPVSTSVKNEN from the exons ATGGATGTCCCATTGAATGTTGATCGTATCTGCCGAACCTGTCTTACGGAAACTGGAAGTCTCATCTGCTTGTTCGACAATGATCCTCAGCAAAGTGGAACAATTTCATCCATCATTTCTGCTTGCAGTAATATCAAA ATAAAACGCAATGACGGCCTTCCGGATAAAGTTTGCCGAAAGTGTCTTCAGTCGGCGAGGAATGCCTTTGCGTTCAAGCAGCAGTGTGACATCGCTTACCGGACTCTTCGTACACTGGCCGAACAGTACAATCTGACCGTTGCAACGTCAGAGGGCGATTCAAACGATACTTCCAGAGGGACCCAGACGGATAAGGTGGTATGCTGTGGGCAGCGCTGCTCTGTGAACTCCGGTGCCATTGATAAAAGCGTCGGTGGTAATGCTGAGACGCAAATAGATCAAAAACCGGAAGTGCAAGTTCAAGAGGAACAAACGCCAGAAATTGCTGATTTCTGTGAAAG CAAACCTAATTGCATACGCAACGATAGTGCATGCAAATTGGAATCTTTCGAAAATGTCGAATATTTGTTGGATACTATCGAAGAAACTGTGCCGCAAGTTAAGGAAGAACCAAATGCCGAAGAGGAGGTCTCAAACTTGGATACGGATTTTAATAGCGAGCAGGTGGATTTTCTAGAGCTCGAGTTCGAAACCGGGAAGGCTAGTCCCGATTGTGTCCCCAAGCCAAAGAGCAAAAAGGCTTCGCCTGGAGTCCACAAATGCGAATATTGTAATAAAGAGTTCCGTAGGGGAACCCATCTGCGGCGCCATATTTTGACCCACACGCAGGAGAAGAATTTTAATTGCAAAATATGCACAAAAGCATTCTCGCGGAGTGACCATTTAGCGATTCACGAATCGACGTTCCATTCACAGGAGCGACCGTTCTGTTGTCAGCTTTGTGAGAAG TCGTTTAAACGTTCTGAGCATCTTCGGAATCACATGGAAACCAAACACAATGGAGCGGCAAACTCAAAGAAACAGAACTTCTGTGAAGTCTGCGCTAAGGGGTTTGCCTCGGCCAAAAATTTGGAATCGCACATGAAGACGCACTTGCAGCCAAAGGTTTACATGTGCTCCTATTGCGATGAGCAGTTTGCTAATAAAAACGACCAGCGGTTGCACGTTCGGCAGCTGCATCTAGAGGGAAAGTCTTTTCTTTGCTCCGAGTGCGGACAAAGCTTTCTCAGGAATGATTATTTGAAGGTGCACATGCGAAGACACAAAGGTATCAAACCTTTCAAATGTAAATTTTGTCCAAAGGCTTTTCCACGTAAAACGGATTTGAGG GTGCATGAAAAGTACCATACCAATGAGAAACCTCATCTCTGTACCATTTGCGGCAAAAGCTTCCATCGAGCGTACAATCTTGTTGTGCACAGCCGAACACACAATGGTTTAAAGCCGTATCAATGCCCACATTGTCCAAAGTCCTTTGCCCAAGGAAACGACCTGAAAGCCCACATCCGACGACACACTGGAGAGCGCTACAGATGTGAACTTTGCAATGAAGGATTCATCCAGGGTTACCAGTTAACGAATCACAAGCGTACCGTCCATAACATCGAGGACAAGGGAAACACTCGACGAGTAACCAAATATCTAACAGAATCAGCGCAAGACCATCAGGTGTCTCTGCAGAAGCGGCGACAAGAGCTGGAGCAATTGCTAAAGGATCAAGAAGCACACGAAGAACAACAAAAGGCGGGGTTGGACATTGATCAAACAGAGCATGACTTGGAGCAGAAAATTATGGAAGCCAAAGACCACATTCAGCAGATCGAACGTCAG tTGGCAAAATGCAACAGCCACCTTCAAGAAGAACTGGACCGCCAAAAACAAACAGAAATAGGTAATCTTCAGGAAGATTACAATAAATCGGTTAGACCACCAAATGCCTCATATGGGCAAGATTTCTTGAACGACCCGGTCAGCACTTCCGTAAAGAATGAAAACTGA
- the LOC134220336 gene encoding uncharacterized protein LOC134220336 has translation MSGMYPNKRLRENFHCETCPEYGALPLIAQCGECNQNLFLNCPHDGFHDGARYICTDCAERLSNNFPICTFHGKLVTYYCLNCAKGLCMECVLRSNDHTGHNYGDLEKIYRQLRDHVTKKLDELSERFKSREEDRKRVARNLEMITANEQELVTEVAALAESAKCDIRDAVAERKEELTAQLAKPIKKTMDRRDFDAKVNSMSKTELIQKHVGIVKEISQQMPDPVGQAHELVECHNIRCSLIPRVIMQPLFVDNVHKRKSPMSFLMFDASGYPWSVTAFIQKKFSLQFFAKNKRQEKYPHKVIIELLHDDFMKTLNYSFIIQRSEQSLELVEMKFLKENGFISTDEHHMLMMRIGIRPSSLIVENYLHIDENNKYRHGVDEEVASLKDQVDQLKQRSCSYFFLTLALLVKDKDCVLSHPLVDSQGTEWCLRLRRNEKETRTKESKVAHLGVYIVQLCGPKRKCKFFATLFNNDSEKIIRMFGEEMFELDELSYGQHSFVDFKELTEEAGYVNDGKMRFEFGVTPIIGDPPVIPIPNDGTSADFLRWSHLFGTFD, from the exons ATGTCTGGAATGTATCCCAACAAACGCCTTCGCGAGAATTTTCACTGCGAGACTTGTCCGGAATACGGGGCGCTTCCGCTGATCGCTCAATGTGGTGAATGCAACCAAAATCTTTTCCTAAACTGCCCTCACGACGGATTCCACGATGGGGCACGATATATCTGTACTGATTGCGCAGAACGGTTGTCGAACAATTTTCCGATCTGTACATTCCACGGCAAGTTGGTGACCTATTACTGCTTGAACTGTGCCAAAGGCCTTTGTATGGAATGTGTGCTACGCTCCAACGATCACACTGGTCACAACTATGGAGATCTGGAGAAGATTTACCGCCAGCTGAGAGACCACGTCACAAAGAAGCTGGACGAACTCAGCGAGCGGTTCAAAAGCCGAGAAGAAGACAGGAAACGAGTGGCCAGGAATCTGGAGATGATAACAGCCAATGAACAGGAATTGGTTACGGAAGTGGCCGCCTTGGCTGAATCGGCCAAGTGCGACATACGAGATGCGGTGGCAGAACGCAAAGAGGAGTTGACGGCGCAATTGGCAAAGCCGATCAAGAAAACGATGGACCGGAGGGACTTTGATGCAAAGGTGAACAGCATGTCGAAAACGGAGCTCATCCAAAAGCATGTTGGGATTGTGAAGGAAATTTCACAGCAGATGCCAGATCCGGTTGGACAGGCTCACGAATTGGTCGAGTGCCACAACATCAGATG CTCGTTGATTCCACGCGTTATCATGCAACCGCTTTTCGTAGACAACGTCCACAAAAGGAAGTCTCCCATGTCCTTCCTTATGTTCGATGCTTCCGGATATCCTTGGTCGGTAACTGCCTTCATCCAGAAAAAGTTCAGTCTGCAGTTTTTTGCAAAAAACAAAAGACAAGAAAA GTACCCCCACAAGGTGATAATTGAGCTTCTTCATGATGATTTCATGAAGACCTTGAACTATTCGTTCATAATCCAGCGCTCTGAACAGAGTTTGGAGCTGGTCGAAatgaagttcctgaaggaaaacGGCTTTATCAGCACGGACGAACATCACATGCTTATGATGCGCATTGGCATTCGACCATCCAGCTTGATCGTGGAAAATTATCTTCACATCGATGAGAATAACAAGTACCGGCACGGTGTGGACGAGGAAGTTGCCTCTTTGAAAGATCAAGTTGACCAGCT CAAGCAACGCTCATGCAGCTATTTTTTCCTGACGCTCGCACTGTTGGTCAAAGACAAGGATTGCGTGTTGTCTCATCCGCTTGTGGACAGCCAGGGGACTGAGTGGTGTTTACGCTTGAGGCGTAATGAAAAGGAGACCCGTACCAAGGAATCGAAAGTTGCTCATTTGGGCGTTTACATCGTGCAACTTTGCGGCCCAAAACGCAA GTGCAAATTCTTTGCCACACTATTCAACAATGACTCGGAAAAGATCATTCGGATGTTCGGCGAGGAGATGTTCGAACTGGACGAACTCAGCTACGGTCAACATTCGTTCGTCGATTTCAAGGAATTGACGGAGGAGGCCGGATACGTGAACGATGGAAAAATGCGTTTCGAGTTCGGAGTCACACCGATCATCGGCGATCCTCCGGTGATTCCCATTCCGAACGACGGAACTTCCGCGGATTTTCTCCGTTGGAGCCACCTCTTCGGCACTTTTGATTAA
- the LOC134220337 gene encoding mitochondrial outer membrane protein SLC25A46 translates to MTRDMAGLEDYGRYLEDDEDQLDNIPRFHPTFKASHEATHYQFINSERDLTLPLQKHKNVQPIYESPDDEISLKKYLGASVNLISLITENLLCHPFMVLRRQCQVHHNSKKYHIVPLTLVPVIVHLHQRQGVTTLWKGIGSVLLVRGLTLAVEDVISKFTPWPKEVNSKTTLKQFGQHLLLKCISLATIVPFYSASLVETVQSDIASEKPGIFDVFREGASRLVSWSVPQKGRMLPIWALVGPSISLGISKYICQLFIRGISTRIMCRRVTFFEEKRGARTRDFTAQSQVIEVYSTMISLMTTEIIFYPFETILHRIQLQGTRTIIDNLDSGYSVVPILTSYEGVVDCYRQTIATEGVSGLYKGFGAMLLQFAAHVAVIKLGKWIITQISEIMSNKPPPKVAEFYNLDAKNSGGSASMSRSISGISSLSEELS, encoded by the exons ATGACTAGGGATATGGCAGGTTTGGAAGACTACGGGAG GTACCTGGAAGATGATGAAGACCAGTTAGATAATATCCCTCGGTTTCATCCGACCTTCAAAGCTTCCCATGAGGCGACACATTATCAGTTCATAAACTCTGAGCGAGATCTGACGCTTCCGTTGCAAAAGCACAAAAATGTGCAGCCCATCTATGAAAGTCCGGACGACG aaatttcGCTCAAGAAATATCTGGGCGCCAGTGTCAACCTGATAAGTCTGATAACGGAGAACCTCCTATGCCATCCCTTCATGGTTCTGCGACGGCAGTGTCAGGTGCACCACAATTCGAAGAAGTACCACATCGTTCCACTAACGTTGGTTCCGGTGATCGTTCATCTCCATCAGCGACAAGGAGTGACCACACTGTGGAAAGGTATAGGAAGTGTCCTCCTTGTGCGTGGTCTGACTCTGGCGGTGGAggatgttatttcaaaatttacacCATGGCCAAA GGAAGTAAATTCAAAGACCACACTGAAGCAGTTTGGACAACATCTGTTACTCAAATG CATCAGCTTAGCCACAATTGTTCCGTTCTATTCGGCGTCTTTAGTAGAGACGGTTCAGAGTGACATCGCCAGCGAGAAGCCCGGAATCTTTGACGTGTTCCGTGAAGGTGCAAGCCGATTGGTTTCTTGGAGCGTTCCTCAGAAGGGTCGAATGCTACCAATATGGGCGCTAGTCGGCCCGAGTATATCGCTCGGAATATCCAAATACATTTGCCA GCTCTTCATTAGAGGAATTTCCACACGAATCATGTGCCGTCGGGTTACGTTCTTCGAAGAGAAACGAGGCGCTCGTACTCGCGATTTCACCGCTCAAAGTCAGGTCATTGAAGTGTACTCAACGATGATTTCGCTCATGACCACGGAGATTATTTTCTACCCATTTGAAACAATCCTGCATCGAATTCAGCTACAAGGCACCCGTACCATCATCGATAATCTGGATTCCGGATATTCGGTAGTTCCGATATTGACCAGTTACGAGGGCGTCGTTGACTGCTACCGTCAAACTATTGCCACCGAAGGCGTGTCCGGTCTGTACAAAGGCTTCGGAGCAATGCTGCTACAGTTTGCCGCTCACGTTGCTGTGATAAAGCTGGGCAAGTGGATCATAACGCAAATATCGGAGATCATGTCCAACAAGCCGCCCCCGAAGGTGGCCGAATTCTACAATCTGGATGCGAAAAACTCCGGTGGCTCGGCCAGCATGTCGAGAAGCATCAGTGGAATAAGCTCCCTCAGCGAGGAACTATCTTAA